One genomic region from Thalassotalea sp. PS06 encodes:
- a CDS encoding thiol:disulfide interchange protein DsbA/DsbL, with the protein MKKLVSLFLVTALAAFGSQAVEKYVEGKHYTKVSDTASAKKEVREYFSFYCPHCLRFEPFMQDLARSLPEGVSFEKNHVDFLRAASEEVQFNITKALVVAEQLPQKNQLIGAIFNEIQVQQRPITSEADIRKIFVMNGVDGEKFDKMFKSFSVNSQAKKQKKNQDDLVAKRALTGVPTIVVNGKYRVNANELDRSDFLNDYKNLVIYLSQMN; encoded by the coding sequence ATGAAGAAGTTAGTATCTTTATTTTTAGTTACCGCACTAGCGGCGTTTGGGAGCCAGGCGGTAGAGAAATATGTAGAGGGTAAGCACTACACCAAAGTGAGTGATACTGCCTCTGCGAAAAAAGAAGTTCGTGAGTATTTCTCATTTTATTGTCCACACTGCTTACGTTTTGAGCCGTTTATGCAGGATCTTGCCCGTTCACTTCCTGAAGGCGTAAGCTTCGAGAAAAACCACGTTGATTTCCTTCGTGCTGCCAGTGAAGAAGTTCAATTCAACATTACCAAAGCTTTGGTTGTGGCCGAACAGTTGCCGCAAAAGAACCAGTTGATCGGTGCTATCTTCAATGAAATCCAGGTGCAGCAGCGTCCTATCACATCAGAAGCCGATATCCGTAAGATTTTTGTGATGAATGGTGTAGATGGTGAGAAGTTTGATAAGATGTTCAAGAGTTTTTCCGTAAACTCTCAGGCTAAAAAGCAAAAGAAAAATCAGGATGACTTAGTTGCCAAACGCGCTCTAACCGGTGTTCCTACCATCGTTGTTAATGGTAAGTACCGTGTAAACGCCAATGAATTAGATCGTTCTGATTTCCTAAACGATTACAAAAACCTTGTCATCTACTTAAGTCAGATGAACTAA
- the prsR gene encoding PEP-CTERM-box response regulator transcription factor — translation MEKLLIVDDDEGIQKQLKWSLSNYQTIFAKNRQTAINAIRLHEPKVVLLDLGLPPDTANASEGLKTLEEIMALAPFTKVVVITGNDDHKVALQAIANGAYDFYQKPLDADVINVIVDRANNVSTIEKENRVIRELAGVDSGIIGSSEVMENLRTRIKRIAPTEITALLLGESGTGKEVVANAIHKLSNRKKKPFVAINCASIPDTLLESELFGFEKGAFTGAHRTTKGKIEMAQGGTLFLDEIGDMPFNLQAKLLRFLQERIIERIGGRAEIPVDVRVVCATNQNLENMVAEKTFREDLYYRISEMVFSIPPLKDREYDVLILGQYFLLQYAKDYNVKVQGFSDSAANALKSYHWPGNIRQLQNKIKSAVILATGGQVTANDLGFSEEADESASPLELNLRAVRERAESGAVSKAYALADGNMSRTAELLGVTRPTLYALVEKYSMQLKSQEA, via the coding sequence ATGGAAAAATTATTAATTGTTGATGACGATGAAGGCATTCAAAAGCAGTTGAAATGGAGCCTTTCTAATTATCAGACTATCTTTGCCAAGAACCGCCAGACGGCGATCAACGCCATCCGACTGCATGAGCCGAAAGTGGTTCTTCTCGATCTCGGCTTACCGCCGGATACCGCTAATGCCAGTGAAGGTTTAAAAACCTTAGAGGAAATTATGGCACTAGCACCATTCACTAAGGTGGTGGTGATTACTGGCAATGACGATCATAAGGTGGCTTTACAGGCAATAGCCAATGGTGCCTATGATTTTTACCAAAAACCATTGGACGCCGATGTCATCAATGTCATTGTCGACCGGGCTAATAATGTTTCCACTATCGAAAAAGAAAATCGTGTGATCCGTGAGCTGGCAGGAGTGGATTCCGGCATCATTGGCAGTAGTGAAGTGATGGAAAACTTAAGAACTCGTATCAAACGGATCGCACCCACAGAGATTACAGCACTGTTGCTGGGGGAAAGTGGTACAGGTAAGGAAGTGGTTGCCAATGCCATTCATAAACTCAGTAATCGTAAAAAGAAACCCTTTGTCGCCATCAATTGCGCATCAATCCCCGATACCTTACTTGAAAGCGAGTTATTTGGGTTTGAAAAAGGCGCTTTTACCGGTGCCCATCGAACTACCAAAGGCAAAATTGAAATGGCCCAGGGTGGTACTTTGTTTCTCGATGAGATTGGCGATATGCCATTTAATCTACAGGCAAAACTCCTGCGCTTTTTACAAGAACGAATCATTGAAAGAATTGGTGGACGTGCCGAAATTCCGGTAGATGTCCGGGTGGTTTGCGCGACCAATCAAAATCTGGAAAATATGGTGGCGGAAAAAACATTCCGTGAGGATTTGTATTATCGCATCAGCGAAATGGTATTCTCGATTCCTCCTCTGAAAGACAGAGAATACGATGTGTTAATTCTCGGCCAGTATTTCTTGCTGCAGTATGCCAAAGATTACAATGTCAAAGTTCAGGGGTTCTCTGACTCTGCCGCTAATGCTCTGAAAAGCTACCATTGGCCTGGTAATATCCGCCAGCTGCAGAATAAAATTAAGTCGGCGGTGATACTCGCTACTGGTGGTCAGGTTACCGCAAACGACTTAGGGTTTAGCGAGGAAGCCGACGAGTCGGCATCGCCATTGGAATTAAACCTCCGCGCGGTTAGGGAGCGGGCTGAATCCGGTGCAGTGAGCAAGGCGTACGCGCTCGCTGACGGTAACATGAGTCGTACCGCTGAATTACTGGGTGTTACTCGTCCGACTCTTTATGCACTGGTTGAAAAGTATTCGATGCAACTGAAGTCTCAGGAAGCGTAA
- a CDS encoding thermonuclease family protein gives MPYITKTLTLAGFLILLAVLPFSALSKYGTVTVASIVSVYDGDTFRANIANWPDIIGNNTPIRVNAVDTPEIRGKCDSEKQLAKKARDFTRQQLQRATTVELRNIERGKYFRLIADVYIDDVNLAQLLIDNGLGRPYVGDKRQSWCENAS, from the coding sequence TTGCCGTATATAACAAAAACTCTCACCCTAGCTGGCTTCTTAATCTTGCTGGCTGTACTACCTTTTTCAGCTTTAAGTAAATATGGCACTGTAACCGTTGCCAGTATTGTCAGTGTTTACGATGGTGATACTTTTCGTGCCAATATCGCCAACTGGCCAGACATTATTGGCAATAATACTCCCATTCGGGTTAACGCGGTTGATACCCCGGAAATTCGTGGTAAATGTGACTCAGAAAAGCAGCTAGCGAAAAAGGCCAGGGATTTCACCCGTCAACAGTTACAGCGGGCAACTACAGTAGAGTTAAGAAATATCGAACGAGGCAAGTATTTTCGATTGATCGCTGATGTTTACATTGATGATGTGAACCTGGCGCAATTACTCATCGACAACGGTCTGGGAAGGCCTTATGTGGGCGATAAGAGGCAATCCTGGTGCGAAAACGCTTCCTGA
- a CDS encoding serine/threonine protein kinase produces the protein MTDFNFSSLAPETIIDGLEGAGFSVDSGLLALNSYENRVYQFHDEQRRKFVCKFYRPGRWQLTQIQEEHDFSFLLDEHELPIVAPLKRDGRSIFHHQGFHFAVFPCRGGRIFEVDNLEQLEWMGRFVGRIHAVSSQQSFEHRPGISIQESLLDARQILQNCQMIPLSLQTPFFTVLEQAIEFASARYLPNKQIRLHGDCHAGNILWTDDGPHFVDLDDCRTGPAIQDLWMMLSGDRQTQLLQLDTLLSGYEEFFSFDTSELSLIESLRTMRVVHYMAWLAKRWHDPAFPRNFPWFDTEKYWEQQILALKEQVASLQEPPLSLMP, from the coding sequence ATGACAGATTTTAATTTTTCATCGCTGGCGCCAGAAACCATTATTGATGGTCTTGAGGGGGCCGGCTTTTCGGTAGATAGCGGTCTGCTCGCCCTGAACAGTTATGAAAACCGGGTGTATCAATTCCATGATGAACAGCGCCGTAAGTTCGTTTGCAAGTTTTATCGACCCGGTCGCTGGCAATTAACGCAAATTCAGGAAGAGCATGATTTTTCGTTTTTACTTGATGAACACGAGTTACCAATCGTCGCGCCTCTAAAACGTGATGGCCGCAGTATTTTTCATCATCAGGGATTTCATTTCGCCGTATTTCCATGCCGCGGCGGCAGAATCTTCGAAGTAGATAATCTCGAGCAGTTGGAATGGATGGGGCGCTTTGTTGGTCGTATCCATGCGGTATCCTCGCAACAGAGTTTCGAACATCGTCCAGGGATTTCTATACAGGAAAGCTTGTTAGATGCCCGGCAGATCCTGCAGAATTGTCAGATGATTCCCTTGAGTCTGCAAACGCCGTTCTTTACTGTGCTGGAACAAGCCATCGAATTTGCCAGTGCTCGCTATTTACCGAACAAACAGATTCGTCTCCATGGTGACTGCCACGCAGGTAATATTCTCTGGACTGACGATGGTCCTCACTTCGTCGATCTTGATGACTGTCGCACCGGACCCGCCATTCAGGATTTGTGGATGATGCTCAGCGGCGACAGGCAAACGCAATTGTTACAATTGGATACACTCTTATCGGGGTATGAGGAGTTCTTTTCATTTGATACTAGTGAGCTGTCACTGATAGAATCGCTGCGAACCATGAGAGTCGTGCATTATATGGCCTGGCTTGCTAAACGTTGGCATGATCCGGCATTTCCCCGTAATTTCCCTTGGTTTGATACCGAGAAATATTGGGAACAACAAATACTTGCATTAAAAGAACAAGTGGCCAGTTTACAGGAGCCACCCTTGAGTTTGATGCCATAA
- a CDS encoding TIGR03016 family PEP-CTERM system-associated outer membrane protein — MVLTVTDTIIRRLFNKISVLAVCTVLTFSSYAETWTITPRVSVEEVVTDNVELSPNDETISFVTLISPGINAQYVSGGAIANIDYEFIQVLYSHDLGARDNFNQMEAFGRIELWPEGLAAFASYSIDNVAENSARNALADLVAGNTVQFQRLRAGLDYNVTSSTVITSAQLAYLYDTAQDAIGDREGYSGFFNTRSGSAARNVFWDATGQILDTSNNRRTGQYWNMDINIGWITGYKLNPFIRYYDEDTEGNLLDTQIQGTSSLGFGIRWQVTNSLDIDVAWNKVDEEDANVPDVDFLDPPEDYVSGAINWQPSARTALRAKYFQRFYGDAYQASFRHRMRKLNTTLTYNEAIELFDRYNFVEQDLEVWCLGLTPGDFSSCIVGPDESFDLTGYTFIGFANDVGLRQSETYSLNRTLNFSTSLSLKRTTYRLGMRKTKRTELEFGDDDIYEYLNVGVSREVSRNVTLDGSFSFIRNEFDRDFDEAEEQIDHYRIWAAEWVEELNSTLTMTIYGQHLNRSSNRFLLNYDENRIGIKLVKEF, encoded by the coding sequence ATGGTACTAACAGTTACGGATACGATAATAAGACGATTATTCAATAAGATATCTGTACTTGCTGTATGCACTGTTTTAACCTTTTCTTCCTACGCAGAGACTTGGACGATTACGCCCAGGGTTTCTGTTGAAGAGGTCGTTACGGATAACGTTGAGCTGTCTCCTAATGATGAGACGATCAGTTTTGTTACGTTAATATCCCCCGGTATCAACGCTCAATACGTATCAGGCGGGGCCATTGCTAATATTGATTATGAATTTATTCAGGTTCTCTACAGTCATGACTTAGGAGCACGGGATAACTTCAATCAAATGGAAGCTTTTGGTCGCATCGAACTGTGGCCAGAAGGCTTGGCCGCATTTGCCTCATATTCTATTGATAACGTTGCCGAAAATAGCGCCCGAAATGCGTTGGCTGACCTCGTGGCGGGTAACACTGTGCAATTTCAAAGATTACGCGCAGGGTTAGATTATAACGTCACCTCTTCCACCGTTATTACCTCGGCACAACTGGCTTATCTTTACGACACGGCGCAGGATGCCATTGGTGATCGTGAGGGTTACAGTGGTTTCTTTAATACCCGCAGCGGAAGCGCCGCACGTAATGTTTTCTGGGACGCGACCGGACAAATTCTTGATACCTCTAACAATCGTCGTACAGGTCAATATTGGAATATGGACATCAATATTGGCTGGATAACCGGGTATAAGCTAAACCCGTTCATTCGTTACTACGATGAAGATACCGAAGGCAACCTGTTAGATACGCAAATTCAGGGTACATCTTCTCTCGGTTTCGGGATCCGTTGGCAGGTTACCAATAGTCTGGATATAGACGTCGCCTGGAACAAAGTTGATGAAGAAGATGCTAATGTCCCTGACGTCGACTTCCTGGATCCGCCAGAAGACTATGTCAGTGGTGCCATAAACTGGCAGCCATCCGCGCGCACCGCTCTGAGGGCTAAATACTTCCAGCGTTTTTATGGCGATGCTTATCAGGCCTCGTTCAGACACCGTATGCGAAAGCTCAATACAACCCTCACCTACAACGAGGCCATTGAGTTATTTGATCGCTACAACTTTGTCGAACAGGATCTGGAAGTCTGGTGCCTGGGTCTGACTCCCGGAGATTTTTCCAGCTGTATTGTCGGCCCTGATGAATCGTTTGATCTGACCGGATATACCTTTATCGGATTTGCCAACGATGTCGGATTGCGACAATCGGAAACCTACAGTCTGAATAGGACCTTAAATTTCAGCACATCATTATCGCTGAAACGCACTACCTACCGTTTAGGTATGCGCAAAACCAAACGTACTGAATTAGAGTTCGGTGATGATGATATCTATGAATATCTCAATGTTGGAGTCTCTCGGGAAGTGTCCAGAAATGTCACTCTCGATGGGAGTTTTTCATTTATTAGGAATGAATTTGACCGTGACTTCGATGAAGCAGAAGAACAAATCGATCATTACCGGATTTGGGCGGCTGAATGGGTTGAGGAATTAAACTCAACCCTGACCATGACCATTTACGGGCAACATTTAAACCGCAGTTCTAATCGGTTCTTATTAAATTACGATGAAAACCGTATTGGCATCAAATTGGTTAAAGAGTTCTGA
- a CDS encoding single-stranded DNA-binding protein: protein MEQLQSASKWQLCHITLAGNLVAKPDIRYRANPAIPICEFVIATHQRWYDKTSNGYKEWSTFHNCYVQGDIVEREFIRAEKGQLIFLKGALAGDGSKHLVWVNDISVVGKGIGQSINQLTMQATLASDVKLMPTQNNATMAEFTIECLQSGMPAKQASVQRIVHIFGKSAQYLADKGKIGQQLLLEGSLAQQNDNKQLQLIDAKRVIICPE from the coding sequence ATGGAACAATTACAAAGTGCATCCAAATGGCAACTGTGTCATATCACGTTAGCGGGAAACCTGGTTGCTAAGCCGGATATCCGTTATCGTGCTAATCCCGCCATACCGATTTGTGAATTTGTCATTGCTACCCATCAGCGCTGGTACGATAAAACATCGAACGGTTACAAAGAGTGGAGCACTTTCCATAACTGTTACGTACAGGGTGATATCGTTGAGCGCGAATTTATCCGTGCCGAGAAAGGCCAGCTTATTTTCCTTAAAGGTGCCCTTGCAGGAGATGGTAGCAAGCATTTGGTCTGGGTGAATGACATCAGCGTTGTAGGTAAAGGCATAGGTCAGAGCATCAATCAACTCACCATGCAGGCCACATTGGCATCAGACGTAAAGCTGATGCCGACACAAAATAATGCCACGATGGCAGAATTTACTATCGAATGCCTACAATCGGGAATGCCAGCAAAGCAAGCGAGTGTTCAACGCATCGTTCACATCTTTGGTAAGTCTGCTCAATATCTCGCTGATAAAGGGAAAATCGGACAACAACTGCTGCTTGAAGGGAGCCTGGCGCAACAGAACGATAATAAACAATTGCAGCTAATCGATGCTAAGCGGGTTATAATCTGCCCAGAATAA
- the prsK gene encoding XrtA/PEP-CTERM system histidine kinase PrsK yields the protein MELLGLIGYGLSSLAYLIFFLLSMASRQQSLSGTLTRVLGIILCVCACMSVWQLYQGFSLVYVLYMEALKSILITLLILGVKLRASSFSNLLKQKEVHHFLIAVVLLALLSGVSIVNQQNFTWVFISFMALNLWPLVLLEQVFRNAQKRARWAVWPMVFGLGSMLVFDFVIFAQGALINQLDFNFWYLRGYLSAAMMPFILLSSKRIKNWSSDLFISRDIVFYSSILVLSGVYLLLLAFAGYVIRFLDGQWSELLSVAFMCLGLLVLFAVLLTQNLRNKIRVFISKHFFANRYDYRLEWLNLIAAIERSHSEDIYENASSALSEVLQLDGCIYLQLNNVNRFEVMNYGQLKPGMASMGQLDSLVDYFQQQAWIIDLSEVKSSPETYKGLEIDHICLLNDNIEILVPVFFQQHLTGVFAMTRPANKGVLNWEDRDFLFALTKQLGNYLSLQEAQKQLTQTQQFAVFHRMSAFVLHDLKNIQAQLGLITANAERHKNNPEFISDVFATVESASSRLQKVVRQLANKSLEKIKEPKQQVNVQALLVESVKLANVHKPQVKMECEADLYVYADKERFAGVLMHLIENAQQASKPDDHVQLIGKKQENRLILSIRDRGCGMTQAFIRDKLFTPFSTTKGNAGMGIGVYEARQFFEENSGVMSVQSEVDKGTTFTIEMSLSEYQEIGYNNHGKIINC from the coding sequence ATGGAACTGTTAGGCTTGATAGGTTACGGACTTAGTAGTCTGGCTTATCTCATTTTCTTCCTGCTATCGATGGCGTCGCGCCAGCAATCCTTAAGTGGCACCTTAACTCGTGTGTTAGGTATCATTCTTTGTGTCTGTGCCTGTATGAGCGTCTGGCAACTGTATCAAGGCTTTAGCCTGGTTTATGTGCTTTATATGGAAGCTCTGAAAAGCATATTAATCACCTTATTAATTCTTGGCGTTAAGTTACGCGCTTCATCATTTAGCAATCTTTTAAAGCAAAAAGAAGTACATCATTTCCTGATTGCTGTGGTTTTGCTGGCGCTACTTTCGGGGGTGAGTATTGTTAACCAGCAAAACTTTACCTGGGTATTTATCAGCTTTATGGCGCTAAATCTGTGGCCTCTGGTATTACTTGAACAAGTCTTTCGAAATGCCCAAAAGCGAGCCAGATGGGCGGTATGGCCGATGGTGTTCGGGCTTGGCAGTATGTTGGTTTTCGACTTTGTTATCTTTGCCCAGGGAGCGCTGATAAATCAGCTGGATTTCAATTTCTGGTATCTACGCGGTTATTTAAGCGCGGCGATGATGCCATTTATTCTGCTTAGCTCTAAACGCATTAAAAACTGGTCTTCCGATCTGTTCATCTCCAGAGACATTGTTTTCTACAGTTCTATTCTGGTGCTCAGCGGTGTCTACTTATTGTTACTTGCTTTTGCCGGTTACGTCATTCGCTTTTTGGACGGACAATGGAGTGAATTACTCAGTGTTGCTTTTATGTGCCTTGGATTGCTGGTGTTGTTTGCGGTCCTGTTAACGCAAAATCTAAGAAATAAGATACGCGTCTTTATCTCCAAACACTTTTTTGCCAATCGCTACGACTACCGGCTGGAATGGCTAAACCTTATTGCCGCCATTGAGCGCAGTCATAGCGAAGATATTTATGAAAATGCTTCGAGCGCTTTAAGCGAAGTCCTGCAGCTTGATGGCTGTATCTATTTGCAGCTTAATAACGTTAATCGCTTTGAAGTGATGAATTATGGTCAGCTTAAACCAGGCATGGCATCAATGGGACAATTGGATAGTCTGGTCGACTATTTTCAACAGCAGGCCTGGATCATCGATTTATCGGAAGTTAAATCTTCTCCTGAGACTTATAAAGGCCTGGAAATAGATCACATCTGTTTGTTGAATGACAATATCGAAATTCTGGTTCCGGTGTTTTTTCAACAGCACCTGACCGGCGTGTTTGCGATGACCAGACCTGCCAATAAAGGCGTGCTGAATTGGGAAGATCGGGACTTTTTATTTGCACTGACCAAACAGCTTGGCAATTATTTATCGTTGCAGGAAGCTCAGAAACAGCTTACCCAAACTCAACAGTTCGCCGTCTTTCATCGAATGTCAGCCTTTGTATTGCATGATTTGAAAAATATTCAGGCGCAGTTGGGCCTGATCACCGCCAATGCCGAACGCCATAAAAATAACCCTGAATTTATCAGTGATGTGTTCGCAACTGTTGAATCGGCAAGCTCGCGTCTGCAAAAAGTGGTTCGCCAGCTCGCCAATAAATCACTGGAGAAGATTAAAGAACCGAAACAACAGGTGAATGTTCAGGCATTGTTAGTGGAATCGGTCAAGCTTGCTAATGTCCATAAACCACAGGTGAAAATGGAATGTGAAGCGGATCTTTATGTGTATGCGGATAAAGAGAGATTTGCCGGCGTTTTAATGCATTTGATTGAAAATGCACAACAAGCCAGCAAACCCGATGATCACGTGCAACTAATTGGAAAAAAACAGGAAAATAGACTAATCCTTAGTATACGTGACAGGGGGTGTGGGATGACACAGGCGTTTATTCGCGACAAGTTATTTACCCCATTCTCGACCACTAAGGGTAACGCAGGAATGGGTATCGGAGTCTATGAAGCTCGCCAGTTTTTTGAGGAAAACTCCGGCGTAATGTCTGTGCAAAGTGAAGTTGATAAAGGCACGACGTTTACCATCGAAATGTCACTAAGTGAATACCAGGAAATTGGATATAACAACCATGGAAAAATTATTAATTGTTGA
- a CDS encoding ExeA family protein, whose translation MYENFYGFKAKPFQLNPDPKFFFGSAKHTQALSYLQYGLEQGEGFIVITGPIGTGKTMLAQSLLHRIKDSSIEAIQIVTSKLSPEDLLRAIVRKFKMPVENRSKASLLQAIEQHLLALNSKGKRALLLVDEAQNLPAETVEEMRMLSNFQRNNKPLLQSFLLGQEELKPIIQSQGMEQFRQRIIASCHLQPLTTEEIAQYIKHRLELVSEEPLQIFADDCYEYIKQKTLGIPRKINLFVDRVLLYGFLNNKRFLIREDLQAVSEEFAEELSTSQPTQADINAEEQVETTAKKAEKPKGLSKDTRLVDKRILKSLKKISDYLQESIDQKMSISRDLDKLIEQKVALAMERQHSRPEVIKKTIDPSTEQAVIDYAISHPDDGQYKASEALRQDGVFVSGSAIRSIWLKHNLENYSKRVKALEEKVNNEDIVLNEEQLTILEKHMDDDNRPTA comes from the coding sequence ATGTATGAAAATTTTTATGGCTTCAAAGCCAAACCATTTCAATTAAACCCTGATCCAAAATTCTTTTTTGGTTCAGCAAAACACACCCAGGCTCTTTCCTATCTGCAATATGGTTTAGAGCAAGGCGAAGGCTTTATCGTTATTACCGGGCCTATTGGTACCGGTAAAACCATGCTGGCTCAGAGTCTTTTGCATCGAATTAAAGATTCTTCAATAGAAGCGATTCAAATTGTAACCAGCAAGCTGTCGCCGGAAGATTTGCTGCGGGCAATTGTCCGGAAATTCAAAATGCCGGTAGAAAACCGCAGTAAAGCAAGTTTATTACAGGCGATTGAACAACATCTGCTGGCACTAAATAGTAAAGGCAAACGTGCACTGCTATTGGTTGATGAAGCGCAAAACCTGCCAGCAGAAACAGTTGAAGAAATGCGTATGTTGTCAAACTTCCAACGTAATAATAAACCCTTGTTGCAAAGTTTCTTATTAGGTCAGGAAGAACTGAAACCAATCATCCAAAGCCAGGGGATGGAGCAATTTCGCCAACGGATTATTGCTTCTTGCCACTTGCAGCCTCTGACAACTGAGGAAATTGCCCAGTATATTAAGCACAGGCTAGAATTAGTGAGTGAAGAACCGTTGCAAATTTTCGCGGATGATTGTTACGAATACATCAAGCAAAAAACCTTGGGGATTCCCCGTAAAATAAACCTGTTTGTCGACCGGGTCCTGCTTTATGGGTTTTTAAATAATAAGCGATTTTTGATTCGTGAGGACCTGCAAGCGGTGAGCGAAGAGTTTGCCGAAGAATTGAGTACCTCTCAGCCGACACAGGCTGATATCAATGCTGAAGAGCAAGTTGAAACCACAGCCAAGAAAGCCGAAAAACCTAAGGGCTTGAGCAAAGATACTCGTTTGGTTGATAAGCGTATTCTTAAATCGCTGAAGAAGATTTCCGATTACTTACAGGAAAGCATCGACCAAAAAATGAGTATTAGTCGTGACCTGGATAAGTTAATTGAGCAGAAAGTTGCGTTGGCAATGGAGCGCCAGCATTCCAGACCTGAAGTAATCAAGAAAACCATCGACCCTTCGACTGAGCAGGCTGTTATAGACTATGCCATCTCTCACCCCGATGATGGCCAATACAAAGCTAGCGAGGCATTACGTCAAGATGGCGTTTTTGTGTCCGGCTCCGCGATTCGCTCTATTTGGTTAAAGCACAATCTGGAAAACTACTCTAAGCGCGTCAAAGCACTTGAAGAAAAGGTAAACAATGAGGATATCGTCCTTAATGAAGAACAGCTTACTATTCTTGAAAAGCATATGGATGATGACAATCGGCCGACAGCTTAA
- a CDS encoding TVP38/TMEM64 family protein, whose product MRKRFLSVTNLKAWWSSHRLTLNLILFFLLLGVVISAGIHFSGLSQYFNLQTLDNFATQFQQNLTLNFLILMSLGTAIGLPRQICAFSAGYLFGSALGILLATTAAIIGCILTVMIARYGLRQILLPKFQRQVDKIHQLLQYRTFRKTLMVRFIPAGNNFVFNLCVGAARVPLKPYFLGSYLGFIPQMSIFALIGSGIKVQSNLQITVSVILALIAALIAWSLKSRS is encoded by the coding sequence GTGCGAAAACGCTTCCTGAGTGTAACGAATCTGAAAGCCTGGTGGTCATCCCATCGGCTGACGCTTAACCTTATCTTATTTTTTTTACTACTCGGTGTGGTTATCAGCGCCGGGATCCACTTCTCTGGATTAAGTCAGTATTTCAACCTGCAAACTCTGGATAACTTCGCCACCCAATTTCAACAAAACTTAACCCTGAATTTTCTCATTTTAATGAGCCTGGGAACGGCGATTGGTTTGCCCAGGCAAATCTGTGCGTTTAGTGCTGGCTACTTGTTTGGCTCGGCGTTAGGGATTTTGCTGGCAACTACCGCAGCGATTATTGGCTGCATCCTAACCGTGATGATAGCCAGGTACGGGTTGCGACAAATACTACTGCCTAAATTCCAGCGCCAGGTCGATAAGATTCATCAGCTATTGCAATATCGCACTTTTCGAAAAACCTTAATGGTACGGTTTATACCTGCAGGTAATAATTTTGTGTTTAACCTCTGCGTTGGCGCTGCTCGTGTGCCTCTAAAACCGTATTTCCTGGGTTCCTACTTAGGCTTTATTCCACAAATGAGCATTTTTGCTTTGATAGGTAGCGGCATCAAGGTGCAATCAAACCTGCAAATCACGGTCAGTGTAATCTTGGCGCTAATCGCCGCGTTGATTGCCTGGTCACTAAAATCCCGGTCTTAA